ATAGCCCGCTGGCTTGGACCCGGCGCTCTGCACATCCAGGAAGTCCCCGGCAACGGCTTTGAGAATTCCTTCAGCAAGATGACTGCGGCAGGAATTTCCAGTACACAAAATCAAGACGGTTGGTTTTTCGGCAGGCATGGGTCAACGGGATTTGGAGCCGTGATTTATGAACAGCATTTCACGGGGCTTACATTTGAAATGGGTCGCAACAGGCTGGATGGGTTGGAAAGGTTTGGAAGTAGGCATTTATCTTCGGCGAGACAAGCCGTGTGCTTCGTGCCTAATTGGAGCAGAAGGACATTGGTGTCCGCCTGAACACTGGCAATGGGAAACTGAGAAATGAACGGAGCTTCGTGTTCCACATCGACCTCGAGGTTTTCCGTTTCCAGGAAGCTCGCGGCCTTTTCCAGGATGCCGAGCAGCTTTCCGGTAGTGAGCCGATGATCCGTGTCGTCCGCGAACCAGGTTTGAAGTCGACAGGTAAACTCAGTGCGGAAGGTGCCGCCACAATCGATGAAGCGTTTGTCGATGCGAGCTACCTCGGTTACATGGGCATGAGGCGGGATTTTGCTGCCCGTTGGGAGGAGAAAGCGGATGTGCTTGTTTGGATGGAGAGACAGTATGCTTTTGAATTCGGAGAGTTTCATATTAAGGGACTGGTATTTGAGCCGGGGATGAAGAACGGGACGAATCGCAGCAAGCACGGAAAGCAAAAATGCCGAGCACTGCTCCCAGAACAGGCGCGACGATATAGAGCCAAAGATGCTCGAAATGGCCGGACACCAGAGCCGGGGCAAGAGAGCGAGCCGGGTTCATGGAGGCGCCGCAGATTTTTCCGGCAAACATTGCTTCCAGGCCGATGACCGCACCCACGGCAATTCCTGCGGTAATGCCTTTTTCCCTGGCACCGGTTGAGACGTTCAGGATCACGAACATCAACAGAAAGGTGAGAATCAACTCGAGGACGAAACTTTGCATTTCGGAACCGGCTGGAAGGGTGGCTCCGAGGTTGGGGTGTGATGGGAAGAGGAAACGCAAAGCAACGCTGGCCGCGATGCCGCCTAAACATTGGCTCAGAATGTAGGGGAAGACCATCTGAGCGGGGAACCGCCGGGCCAGCCAGAAGGCAGTGGTCACAGCAGGATTCAAATGCGCTCCGGAAATATCACCGATGGCGTAAATCATGGAGAGGACGATAAGGCCGAAGGTCAAGGCAATGCCAACGTGCGTGATGCCGCCGTTGGTGACATCGTTAATCACAATGGCTCCAGTGCCGGCGAAGACCAGCGCGAACGTGCCAAGACATTCTGCAAAGCACTTTCTCATAAGGGGGCGCATGGCTTCTGATTAAACATATACGTTTATGCGTATGCACCGTAGGGCTTGCCCTTGCATGCGTCAAGACGTATATGTTTCCCATGCGCAACCTGGTGAAATTCTTTGCTGCCCTGGCAG
This genomic stretch from Pedosphaera parvula Ellin514 harbors:
- a CDS encoding MIP/aquaporin family protein, with amino-acid sequence MRKCFAECLGTFALVFAGTGAIVINDVTNGGITHVGIALTFGLIVLSMIYAIGDISGAHLNPAVTTAFWLARRFPAQMVFPYILSQCLGGIAASVALRFLFPSHPNLGATLPAGSEMQSFVLELILTFLLMFVILNVSTGAREKGITAGIAVGAVIGLEAMFAGKICGASMNPARSLAPALVSGHFEHLWLYIVAPVLGAVLGIFAFRACCDSSRSSSPAQIPVP
- a CDS encoding DUF6428 family protein, coding for MKLSEFKSILSLHPNKHIRFLLPTGSKIPPHAHVTEVARIDKRFIDCGGTFRTEFTCRLQTWFADDTDHRLTTGKLLGILEKAASFLETENLEVDVEHEAPFISQFPIASVQADTNVLLLQLGTKHTACLAEDKCLLPNLSNPSSLLRPISNVSPVKCCS